The genomic interval AATAGTTTCATGAATTAGATGTTTCTGAAAACAAACTGACAATGCAATTTCCACATTTTAGATTTGGATATTTTCTGTTTGGGATACATTTGATGAAAACTAGAAAGTGTGTCAGCACATCTGTCTCCTACGTTTTCTGATATGATATAAAGTCCAAATGGTGgtaatttaatttataatttaataTAATTGGGTAGAAATATTATATATCAGTAACACACTATCAGACACTGTAGCACAACAAACTGAGAAAAAATACCCATCACTAGGTTGTATCTATAATGCACTGTAGCAATGAAACTACGTATTTGTGCAATAAGCAAGTATAAATGGGAAATCCACCAAATGCTGCATGATAGCTTTGGAAACTGTGAAATCGAGATTGCACAGTATGATGAGCTTTTGTTATACAATTTGGGCACAGAGCACATGAGCACTTCAACCAATCGCAACACAGGATGACATCACATAACACATTATGAAATCAGCCAGTCATATATTCAAAATTTCAATGAGTGAACCCACAAACgacgaaaaatgttaaaaatgaaatgcaaataaaGTAGATATTTCaatgtaatgtacaaaatgtacagTACCAAGAAAACTGATGGTGTAAGAGACATATAACATTGAGGGAACTAAACGCACCAGTTTTTTGGAAAGGCGCGGAATTGTAGTCTGTAGTACTGCTTGCAACATTCTTTAAAACTTCATCACAGTTCTACCAGTTTACCAACTTCAACAAAAAAGAGATGTAACATTTTTTCTGGCAATGTGCTGAATGGAACATTTACACAGCTAACCCACAAAATGTTTGGCCCTTCTGCCATATTGTGAGATGGCACCACTGATGTCCTACCACATTCTCTCCATGTTTTTTGTGAAAGGAAAGCTTTTGTGTACCTACAAAGTTCACACTATGGTTCACACCAAGATGCTGAAAACGATCAACACCTAGAGAGTTGTATGAACTGAAGCAGTCACTAACAATCATCGTCTTTCTTATTATTCTGAACGACACTTCCTTGGTCTGAAATTCAACAACCTCAAGGAAGCACTATTTTTTCAACCCTCACTGATATCCGATGAACACCTAATTTTTCATAGCCTTTTCCGAAATTTCACTTCGCCAACTCACAAGCAAACTGttgcattccaacctaacctagctCTCTGGCTATAATACAGATTAGTTTGTCACCACAACCAAATATCTTGCTTTGACATtcattggcttcgccaactcactaCCAAATGTTGCACTCCAGCCTAACCTAGAACTCTGGATAGGCTACATATCAGTTTATTACCACAACCAAGGcttttgctttcacattcattgACTTCACCAATTCACTATCGAACTGTTGCATTTCAAACTACCTACATCTATGGCTACACTATAGATCAGTCTGTCACCTCAACCAGGTTTCTTGCCTTCACATTGGTTGGCTTCATcatctcacaaccaaactgttgcattCTAAACTAACGTAGACCTCTGGCTATGCTCAGATCAGTTTGTCACCACAACCAAGTTAGATGCTTTCGCATTTTGGCCTTCACCAATTCAGTATCAACCTAGATATCATGCTACACTGTAGATCAGTATGTCTCCACCACCAGGTTTTCCACTTTCACGTTTGTTGGCTTTGGAAACTCTCAACCAAACTGTTCTGTTTGTGTAATACTTAAACAACTAGCTCCCAATagcatacatttttattttatttttttcttgttattaatttatatgaatgttatcttttcctcattagtaataagaaatttgtacaTTCCCATAGAAGATGGCAAagataggtttttaaaattatctttgtaacAGAAGAGCAATATCTGcagaatattcaatttttttaataacttttgtttcagTCTCACTTGAGAGTACTTACTAATTAGATCTCACTCAAAAAGGGCGAGTAATTTTTACTCATGCATCAATGATGTGTGTAGTAAATGCTTTGTTTGTATAAAAATGCAATGACATATACATACTAAAAGTTGTCATAGctgcaagaatatttttatttattacgccAATATTTGTTCACAAGCATGACTTTTGCCTGCAGTCTTAAGAAGAGGCAGTACTCTCTTCCATCCTGCAAGACATTAAGCACCAAGCTGCAAAATCACAAACTCTAAAGTCTATTCACCaagagctgggacgaaacataaacacTGTCACGTGAGCGACTATGCtcgttttcagagaaagcattcggtgttcacgtgatacttaagggtgtggaaaatccttggcgcacgctttgcagctggcggcgttcggctggctgccgagctgtcacagcggacCGTGAGGAACCTAGGCAACAATGTAcgaaaaaatttaacagtcatgttaaaataatgttaaactgagttcattctgtcaaagcatatttattttcattcaggttgctaacaaaacgcCCCATTCAAACATAACTAATTGTTTGTTTTAAgaacaataccagtaataataatgataaaggacgaTACAAGGTTCACTCTGCTGAACTAcaactgttttcattgaggtttataacaaaccgctcccctctctcctctataatgcagtctaatttccacattcgAGTTTCCATTTTTTCTACGACCTGGAGGACgcacttgttccaatcctctgcagtcactgttcttcctgcttcttctagcagtactttaacttctgggattttgtgtgttttgtttttcgctgcaacatagcctttgattctggctcatactaACTCGATGGTGTTTAATTCATGGTGGTACGGAGGAAatctgagaacagttttccctgcgTTCTTCGATATTTCATCTATTGTgtattcgttgtgcgctgttctgtggttctttcttcaacatactgtcttcgaaatcgatgtttttagattttagccacGCTGATATTTAgtgcttattggaattcgcattgggaactttgccggtcgcggtggtcgagcggttctaggcgtttcagtccggaaccgcgcgactgctacggtcacaggttcgaatcctgccttgggcatggatgtgtgtgatgttcttaggttagttagtttaagtagttctaagttctgggggactgatgacctcagatgttaagttccatagtgctcagagccatttgaaccatttttgaaccattggatctttttcttttctccgagaatggtacggcgcgttatcaagaacaataactggATTTTCATGAAGCTGACAGAGAACATCGtgaaaccacttctcgaaggtttcggcgcacatctcctcatgataatctTCACTTAtcttggattcgaaagtccacaaacatccttcaacgaaccctgctttgctgTCAATGTGTGAgataatcagacgtttccctttacctgaTGGGCTCTTGCTTCCGGTGGATAACCCGGACAGAAACGCTTCttttgaggaatttatagtgtcatctacccagacgtaacttcgagtatgtcctgcgttcacccacgtctcgtccaattagtaaatgggtctgccttcatctctcaaccgtttaatggttcgaagataacgccgcctccataaaatgatgtcatccctgtctattagcaaGCTATCACGTCCATgccggacatatttgaaattcatttctctcaataacttataaaatggAGTTCTCCGAAAATTGCCCAGACCTGCATCTGCGTTAATGACTGTGagcactttgtcaattgttggcaaATTCGTTACAAAAAAATTCTTGTTCTTTCCTTTGTATCACATTTCTGTTGAAGTCATCAACAATTTCAGAAAGTATCTGTCttaattttcctttcttgggagacttcaaagagtATGTGGCCTTGTACTCATTTGTCACACGATACACTGAAGAAcgtccaacacctgtagctgcagctgttAGTAGAAACAATGTCATTcatcgactgctctggatgtaacagttccgttttatacacattaagcaccatgccttaatgatttcttctttgctcgcttctttggtggactcagaactgacacgTCGACCTCTCTCGCTGAATCCGTGGATGACATAATGACAGTCGTACGTGATGTTAATGAAATAAGTGAacatataaaataagaaaccataCGATGCTATTGTATGCCCACagaaacagtgaatgctcagcgtgactacaaacacatatacttactctaataatcaacaactactctttcaagcgtctttacagacgaacttaagatatcctgaaatcgacgctgtacaacacccactaacgagctcacacctgcaactgacATTGCCACACTGACTGAGCACCGCGCCTGCGAACCGcacaatgcatcgctcataaaggacaaacggttgcacccatcgcacttgaacaaactacaaaattaaattcaaacatttctgaaacttttctctctgacaccccACAAAAGAATTTAAGggggaaaagtttgtcgcttactatatttcggatgatgatttcgtaaaagttctgcatcagatgtgtgattttaatttattatttcactaTTACTGGCTCTATTGGGTAGAAAATTTGCAGCcgtcatcaacatatagtactgaaggcaattataaaattattttgctgtgcgacacacagtgtaggagatatggcgtgataaatatagagtaaTGCGAAAAAACTACTTTTCCTGacagcttaaatatttctctttttcagtgagaataaattttaatgtaatataaaaaaagtgtcggaaggtagttctcggatcactttatcGTGTTCAGatgccaaattataaaaaacacgactttcattttttaatttctgacggcTCTGCCTTGTACACCCCTCAACAGCACCGCTGTGGCCACGCGCCTTGCCGTGTTTAAAGTTTGTCTCTTGTTTCGGTGAATACATTATAAAAATCTAtgtcaataaaataagaaaaattatcctAGACACAATATTCATTATTGCACCTTCAGTATTTGTACATTGCATTGTATTTTTCTTATGCTGCGAGTAAGACTGTATGTACCACCAATTTAGTTTCAACAAGATCCCATACTTTAATTCAAGTATTGTGAGTAGTAATTATCTCTCATTACGTAAATTTCATGCCGATTCATACTCTTTGTGTTAGCTGTTGGGCTGACTCCCAGCATGGTTCTTCCAAAATCGACCAACAGACTAGCATGCATTCCAACCCAAGCTAGACCTTTGGTTATGCTAAAGATCAATCTGTCACCACAGGCAGATATCTTGCTTTCAAATTTGTTTGCTATGCCAGTTCACAACCAAGCTGTTTGATTCCCAACCAACCTAGACCTCTGGCTACACTATAGataagtctgtcaccacaaccaggcttttttctttaacattcattggcttcaccaactcactaTCAAACTGTTGCAtttcaacctaacttagatctctgGCTACACTATAGATCAGTCTGTCTTCACAACCAGGTTCACTGCTTTCACACTCATTGTCTTCACTAATTCACAACCAGTCTTTTGCATTCCAACATAACCTAGACTCCTGGCTATGCtagagatcagtctgtcaccacaaccaggatTTTGGTTTCACATTCATTAGCTTTGCCAACTCACAACAAAACTGTTGTGTTCCAATCTGACCTAGACCTCTGGCTATGCTCCACGTCAGTTTGTCATCTCAAGCAGTTTTTTCTGCTAATTCAAGCTGTGGTCTAATGTCGGAACCTAACAACAGTATATAAATTGTGTGAAATACAGCCAAAACAGCCTAATTACACTACTGAAAATCGTGACCCATTCATAGAACagcacccaggtatttgtaacaacaaaaaatgtaaaatccaCTGCTTCACTCCCAGCAGTTTAACCCTACATCACCGATCTCACCTAGGATTAACAATTGCAGTGGGAACCATTTTGTGGTTCCTGCCAACATTTTGAGCAGTACAGTTGTCAGTATAGGGCGCAAACCCAGGACACTTTGTtttttatgtgacatactactttagactttgtaaatgtaattaactagtgcataaactataaattatgacttccttgtaATTAAAATTCTACGATTAAATTCTGTTATGTCTAAGCCATACCATACCTTTGGAAATCACTATATGGAAACCACGACATATTCGGAATAAAGGGACTATACATTAATCGCAAACAAGAGTAGCAATGTCATTTTTTCATTTGAATCAATTTAAAATGTCCTCTACATCTCAGCTTAACCAAATCTCTGATGAAAAAAGGAGAAGCAAAATTATATATTAATTCACAATTCTGCTTATTTCTATACTGCAAAATTCCTACATAGTCCATACTGTCTGTAtattaatttgtgtgtgtgagcgCTCGATGAAATAGTCGCTTTGCAATTAGCTGACCAGATCATGTCTGCTATGTTTGCTGTAATTGGCTAACTAGATCACGTGTCCTGTGCTCAGTGTGTGTAACAAAAGCACATCATACAGCACAATTTTGATTTCTCACTTTCTGAAGTTACCTTGCCGTATTTGGTGGACCTCATATTTATACTTTCTTATTGCACAAGTAATCAGTGTCAGTGTAATGTGTCCTTGTTTGTTTTATAATTGAGGTTTTGTGAATAGCTGCATATTTTCAAATACCGTTTTACGCTTACATTGGTGACAATATCCAATGTGGCAAGATTTATATTCACTCGAGACCTAAGGATCGACCATAAGTCTTCCATGAATCTGTCGGTACCATGTCTCTAATGTTACAACATGCCTTGACGTTAGCTCGTCCAGTCAAGACAGCTCACTTGTCAGTTACATCTAAAATGAGCGAGACCATGATCAGAGCAGTTCTTCAACAGATACTAGCAGATGAATGATGACCATTACGTTTCTTCTTTTAGAAGCTAACAATCTACTATGTGATCAGCTTATGGTAATCAACTGCTTGCGCTGCACAAATTGGTGAAGCATTCCACTGATGATACTGAGGGCAAACCAGCTACTATTTACTCTGATCACTGACCGCTGGTGGGTTCTGTAGATAATCCATCAAAAGCTGCTCCACATTCCGTTTCTGAATTGTTGAATACATCATACAGTTTACGACTATGTGCTCTGCACCTCAAGGGTCATGGATACAGTCACAACTGACTATCTCAAGTACAAGCAGTTTTAGATGATATTAATTATGATGAGGTAGCCAAGACACAACAATACGATACACAAATATGCAACTTCCTGCAAAATACCATGACTTGTTTGAAGCTCGACAGTGGTCCTCTGCACAAGTCTGGTGCGATGAGCTGCAAAATTGTCAGTATTCATACCTATTTTTTACGTCTTTCACAGACTGTTACTCCCaggaatcccccctccccccctcaacaAAACTGGTCACTGTCTGGTTCGTCTGGCCAAATGTGAAACAAAACTGTAAATAGTGGACTCAATATTGCACTGCTTGTCAACACTGCAATGTCAGATGGCTGATGGGAAAGGATGGTCACAACATGCACATCTTGATCTGCTCACCCCTGTCCCAGAGTCTGAAGGCACTGATACACTCTTTCCATAACTGATCGTGTCACCTACTGTGTTGAAGTCAAACCTTTGGCAGATATAATGGCGCAAATGACAGTGACAGCATTTGTTCACTCTGGATATCACCTTTTGGCTGCTCCACCTCCATTGTGTCTCTTCAGAAGAAATTCCGTATGGCAAACTACTCACTCTGCCAGTAGGTTTCACTTCTTCACTGCAACCTCCAGCAACTTAGAGCTACCTGCTCTTGTCAACACAGTGAAACAACACATTGTATGGCTCAGACTATCCccatcacagtcacacagtttgacAAAAATGTTTATACACCAAAGCCATAGCAGACTGTGAATATGATATGTTACGAATTTATACCTGTTCTGCATCAATCATACTTAAGTCCTCACACAGTACTAATGCaacaaactaaagttttatttcctGACAGTTCAGTTGCAGCTACAATCTTCCCACTGATGTCATACCGGACCTCGATTGGCTCAACATTATTTACTGCCAAGTTCCTATCTATCAGTTTTCCAAAGCCACAATACTTACTTTCAAGTTTTCAAGGCATCACCTTCTCAACCCAGCACTACCACACTGCAACTCTATCAGCTCCATACAGACCAACATCGCCGCTACGGTTGCCCTTGCTGCTCTACACCCTACCTCAGCCAATCTCACTTGTACTGAGACAGGTTGAGGATTACAACTTcgcattctttttcttctttttcaccaAGAAATGGCCCAGCCAGGCCCTGTGTAGCAGCCTGCCACAGCATGGTTGGTCATGTGCACACTTAAGAAGATTGCGTTG from Schistocerca gregaria isolate iqSchGreg1 chromosome 6, iqSchGreg1.2, whole genome shotgun sequence carries:
- the LOC126278911 gene encoding uncharacterized protein LOC126278911; this encodes MTLFLLTAAATGVGRSSVYRVTNEYKATYSLKSPKKGKLRQILSEIVDDFNRNVIQRKEQEFFYAGLGNFRRTPFYKLLREMNFKYVRHGRDSLLIDRDDIILWRRRYLRTIKRLRDEGHTRSYVWVDDTINSSKEAFLSGLSTGSKSPSGKGKRLIISHIDSKAGFVEGCLWTFESKISEDYHEEMCAETFEKWFHDVLFKVLLEEAGRTVTAEDWNKCVLQVVEKMETRMWKLDCIIEERGERFVINLNENSCSSAE